A genome region from Erythrolamprus reginae isolate rEryReg1 chromosome 4, rEryReg1.hap1, whole genome shotgun sequence includes the following:
- the GTPBP6 gene encoding putative GTP-binding protein 6 — protein MASQWRRLQCLMQILRPEVRLLPASCCQGRNPVRLWHSSAVNYRQPPAGNGPARGKSGAGTLSSWEAEDNEEGDLVDIDDDDEDDDDDDLDDIEDLDVEDQLLEDWRLPFVMPESQRVFIVHPAVKWGPDKPKLTTAELQLAEAVTLINTLQNWTVIDKIILPIQIPDKKFIFHKGNFQLLTGKIKGLPLLSSVFVNVEMLSPVTKKELEKAWGVKVFDRYTIVLHIFRCNAQTKEAKLQISLAELPLLRTNVRNEVAQLDQQRGGSRYIMGSGETFMEIQLRLLKEKEVKIRKALRKLKKNRGLLRKQRKKSEFPIISVMGYTNCGKTTLIKALTGDAKLQPRDQLFATLDITAHAGYLPSRLTVLYVDTIGFLSQLPHNLVESFSATLEDVACSDLIVHVRDVSHPETNLQKNTVLSVLKNLNISNNLLESIIEVHNKVDLVDRYQPKEQNAIVTSALLGHGLKELKEEIEARVLKGTGKKIMTIKINLSGPQLSWLYKEAVVQEVDVAPEDNTAKVKVIISDSALWKCKRLFPRSSYLSS, from the exons ATGGCTTCCCAGTGGCGGCGATTGCAATGCTTGATGCAGATATTACGGCCGGAGGTTCGCCTGCTGCCAGCTAGCTGCTGTCAGGGACGAAATCCCGTTAGGTTGTGGCACAGCTCTGCTGTCAATTATCGCCAGCCGCCAGCCGGCAATGGACCGGCTCGGGGAAAGAGTGGGGCTGGTACGCTCTCTTCCTGGGAGGCTGAAGACAACGAGGAGGGGGACCTCGTAGACATTGACGATGATGATGAagacgacgacgacgacgaccTGGACGACATCGAAGACCTGGATGTGGAAGACCAACTGTTGGAGGACTGGAGGTTACCGTTTGTCATGCCGGAGTCCCAGAGAGTGTTTATTGTACACCCGGCTGTGAAATGGGGACCTGACAAGCCGAAGCTGACCACAG CTGAATTGCAGCTAGCTGAAGCTGTTACTCTAATAAACACGCTTCAAAATTGGACCGTGATAGATAAAATCATTCTGCCTATACAAATTCCTGATAAGAAATTTATCTTTCACAAAGGAAATTTTCAACTTCTAACTG GAAAAATTAAAGGATTGCCTCTTTTATCTTCTGTCTTCGTAAATGTAGAAATGCTCTCTCCGGTAACTAAA AAAGAACTTGAAAAGGCCTGGGGCGTGAAGGTTTTTGACAGATACACCATTGTCCTTCATATTTTCAGATGTAATGCTCAAACAAAGGAGGCAAAACTCCAGATATCTTTGGCTGAACTCCCACTTCTAAG AACCAATGTAAGAAATGAGGTTGCTCAATTAGATCAACAGAGAGGTGGCTCAAGATACATTATGGGATCAG GTGAAACCTTCATGGAAATTCAGCTTCGcctcttaaaagaaaaagaagttaaAATTCGAAAGGCTCTaagaaaacttaaaaaaaatagaggttTACTCAGAAAACAACGGAAGAAAAGTGAATTTCCAATAATTTCAGTAATGGGCTATACTAATTGTG GGAAAACCACTCTAATCAAGGCCCTCACAGGGGATGCAAAGTTACAGCCTCGAGATCAGCTTTTTGCCACATTGGACATTACAGCTCATGCTGGCTACCTGCCATCGCGATTGACTGTTCTGTATGTTGATACCATTGGATTTCTCTCTCAGTTGCCCCACAATCTTGTTGAATCGTTTTCAGCTACATTAGAAGATGTAGCTTGCTCA GATTTAATTGTTCATGTGAGAGACGTTAGCCATCCAGAAACTAACCTCCAGAAGAACACTGTATTGTCAGTTCTCAAGAATCTTAATATTTCCAATAATCTACTTGAATCCATTATTGAAGTACACAACAAAGTGGATTTAGTAGATAG GTATCAACCTAAAGAACAAAATGCTATAGTCACTTCAGCTCTCCTTGGACATGGTTTAAAAGAGCTGAAAGAAGAGATTGAGGCAAGAGTTTTGAAAGGAACTGGGAAAAAAATTATGACAATTAAAATCAATTTATCTGGACCCCAGCTCAG TTGGCTGTACAAAGAAGCAGTAGTACAAGAAGTCGATGTGGCTCCTGAAGATAATACAGCTAAAGTAAAGGTCATTATAAGCGACTCTGCCCTCTGGAAATGCAAACGATTATTTCCTCGGTCTAGTTATTTGTCTTCATAG